From the Rhodococcus pseudokoreensis genome, one window contains:
- a CDS encoding hydroxyacid-oxoacid transhydrogenase, producing MKTQSQILPANPESVFTYGAPLLKYGPGAADEIGFDLSLTGAKRVLVVTDPGVAAAGIPQRVAERINEFGIDAIVYDGVHVEPTDASLEQAIAYARDTGPWDAFIAVGGGSSIDTAKVINLLTTNGGDLMDYVNSPVGRGVSPDQPLKPLVAVPTTTGTGAESTTICVLDVLDLKVKTGISHARLRPTLAVVDPKLTISQPSGVTASSGMDILCHALESLTARPYMAYERKRPEQRVPYCGSNPISDMWAEKALMLMSTSFRRAVLDGDDEDARASMALAATFAGLGFGNAGVHIPHANAYPIAGRVKDYNAKDYPADKPMVPHGMAVSLTAPEAFRFTFSTAPERHLRAASLLAPDADKPNDLSSFLPDVLTALMCDIGIPNGIAEVGYKSSDVDALVEGALMQQRVLAAAPCEVHDEDLASIFTRSLDLW from the coding sequence ATGAAAACCCAATCGCAGATCCTGCCGGCCAACCCCGAAAGCGTCTTCACCTATGGTGCGCCCCTGTTGAAATATGGACCAGGTGCCGCGGACGAAATTGGCTTCGACCTCAGCCTGACAGGCGCGAAGCGCGTCCTGGTCGTTACTGACCCCGGGGTCGCCGCTGCCGGGATCCCGCAGCGGGTAGCTGAACGAATCAACGAGTTTGGCATCGATGCGATTGTCTACGACGGCGTCCACGTGGAACCAACCGATGCCAGTCTCGAGCAAGCGATCGCATACGCCCGTGACACAGGTCCGTGGGATGCCTTCATTGCAGTCGGTGGCGGATCGAGTATCGATACAGCCAAGGTGATTAACCTACTCACCACCAATGGCGGTGACCTGATGGACTACGTCAATTCGCCAGTAGGCCGGGGCGTTTCCCCGGATCAGCCACTCAAACCCCTCGTCGCCGTTCCGACCACGACGGGTACCGGCGCCGAGAGCACCACAATCTGTGTGCTCGATGTGCTGGATCTGAAGGTGAAGACCGGAATCAGTCACGCTCGCCTACGCCCGACCCTGGCCGTGGTTGATCCCAAACTCACCATTAGCCAGCCGTCTGGCGTCACTGCTTCCTCCGGCATGGACATCTTGTGCCATGCACTGGAGAGCCTTACCGCGCGGCCGTACATGGCCTACGAACGGAAGCGTCCGGAGCAACGCGTTCCCTACTGCGGTTCCAACCCCATCTCGGACATGTGGGCAGAAAAGGCCCTCATGCTGATGTCCACCTCGTTCAGGCGGGCGGTGCTCGACGGCGACGATGAGGACGCACGCGCTTCGATGGCGCTCGCAGCCACTTTCGCCGGCCTCGGTTTCGGAAATGCCGGCGTACACATCCCGCACGCCAACGCATACCCAATCGCTGGACGAGTGAAGGACTACAACGCCAAGGATTACCCGGCCGACAAGCCGATGGTGCCGCACGGCATGGCCGTGTCCCTGACCGCGCCCGAGGCTTTCCGGTTCACCTTCTCCACAGCTCCCGAGCGACACCTCCGTGCCGCCTCGCTCCTCGCGCCCGATGCTGACAAGCCCAACGACTTGAGCTCGTTCCTGCCGGACGTACTCACTGCGCTCATGTGTGATATTGGCATCCCCAACGGGATCGCCGAGGTCGGCTACAAATCCTCCGACGTCGACGCACTCGTCGAGGGCGCACTGATGCAGCAACGTGTGCTAGCCGCTGCACCATGCGAGGTCCATGATGAGGACCTCGCCTCGATCTTCACTCGCTCGCTGGATCTATGGTAA
- a CDS encoding glycerate kinase, producing the protein MPGHVVVAPDKFKGSISAADAAAQISRGIQRCDPTIRTIECPIADGGEGTLAAALAAGFERIPVAAPGPTGQRTLTAYARKGTLAVVEMADISGLHRLSGGVLRPLTASSRGLGTVVARALDDGCREIVLGIGGSACTDGGAGFLRALGAEVVNVHGSPIPDGGGALSQATMLDVSWLHPGLGHAKIILASDVDNPLCGPTGAAAVYGPQKGATPTQVAELDAALAHWADRVAAATGRDARDNPGAGAAGGVGFAAMTVLQAEFRSGIELILDLVDIDQHLDGACAVITGEGSLDHQSLHGKAPIGVRLHATAHDVPTYAIVGVSRLSPEEQAASEFSAIYSLQDREPDVTRSMADAADLIASAAEDLAANYLLALDRS; encoded by the coding sequence ATGCCCGGTCATGTCGTCGTCGCTCCCGACAAATTCAAGGGGTCGATCTCTGCGGCAGACGCCGCGGCGCAGATCAGTCGAGGCATTCAGCGGTGCGATCCGACGATCCGGACTATCGAGTGCCCGATCGCGGACGGAGGCGAGGGAACCCTCGCCGCTGCTCTGGCGGCAGGCTTTGAGAGGATCCCTGTGGCTGCGCCCGGGCCAACCGGACAGAGGACGCTGACTGCCTACGCGCGGAAAGGCACACTCGCCGTCGTCGAAATGGCAGACATCTCTGGCCTGCACCGCCTTTCCGGCGGGGTACTGCGTCCTCTGACCGCCTCAAGCCGTGGTCTGGGCACGGTCGTCGCCCGTGCCCTCGACGACGGATGCCGGGAGATAGTGCTCGGTATCGGTGGCAGTGCCTGCACCGACGGCGGAGCCGGCTTTCTGCGTGCACTTGGCGCCGAAGTCGTCAACGTTCACGGGAGCCCGATCCCAGACGGAGGTGGCGCCCTGTCTCAAGCGACGATGCTGGATGTGTCCTGGTTGCACCCGGGACTCGGACACGCGAAAATCATCCTTGCAAGTGACGTGGACAACCCACTGTGTGGCCCCACTGGTGCCGCCGCAGTCTACGGACCACAAAAAGGCGCCACCCCCACCCAGGTTGCCGAACTCGATGCCGCATTAGCACATTGGGCCGACCGAGTTGCAGCGGCCACAGGGCGCGATGCCCGCGACAACCCGGGGGCAGGGGCGGCCGGTGGAGTAGGATTCGCTGCAATGACCGTGTTGCAAGCGGAGTTCCGCTCCGGAATTGAGCTTATTCTCGACCTGGTGGACATCGATCAGCACCTCGACGGCGCGTGCGCTGTCATCACTGGTGAGGGCTCCCTCGATCACCAGTCCTTGCACGGCAAAGCCCCGATTGGGGTGCGCCTTCATGCCACTGCTCATGACGTTCCGACATACGCCATTGTGGGAGTGTCACGCCTTTCCCCAGAAGAGCAGGCGGCTTCCGAATTTTCCGCGATCTACTCCCTACAGGACCGCGAACCGGACGTAACACGGTCGATGGCGGACGCTGCAGATCTGATCGCCTCAGCCGCCGAAGATTTGGCGGCCAACTATCTGCTCGCGCTCGATCGATCGTGA
- a CDS encoding NADP-dependent succinic semialdehyde dehydrogenase — protein sequence MVIATTNPATGETLKTFQPAADTEVEIAIGRAYSRWKSYRTTDFTQRSTWMRASSDLLDTETADVARLMTTEMGKTVDAARAEISKCVRALNYYADHAEQLLADELVDAQSVGADRAYARYEPLGPTLAVMPWNFPLWQVIRFAAPALMAANVVLLKHASNVPQTAMYLEDLFRRGGFPDGCFQTLLITSAQVESVLRDPRIAAATLTGSELAGRSVAAICGDEVKRTVLELGGSDPFVVMPSAELDRAVDAAVTSRVQNNGQTCIAAKRFIVHTDVYDAFTNAFVTKMRALRVGDPLNSDTQVGPLATEQNRLDVDALVTDAIERGAQVLCGGGLPDGRGWFYPPTVLANITPQMRVYAEEAFGPVAAVYRVRDIDEAIEVANATPFGLGSNAWTTAASEQKRFIHELEAGQVFINGMTGSYNELPFGGTKRSGYGRELSGHGIREFCNLKTVWIGA from the coding sequence ATGGTTATCGCGACGACCAACCCGGCTACCGGAGAAACGCTAAAGACCTTCCAGCCGGCCGCTGACACCGAGGTAGAGATCGCCATCGGGCGTGCGTACTCCCGATGGAAGAGCTACCGAACCACCGACTTCACCCAACGTTCGACGTGGATGCGAGCCAGTTCCGATCTGCTGGACACGGAGACTGCAGACGTCGCCCGGTTGATGACAACCGAGATGGGCAAGACCGTGGATGCAGCACGCGCGGAGATCAGCAAATGCGTTCGTGCCCTGAACTACTACGCAGACCATGCCGAACAACTTCTGGCCGACGAGTTGGTCGACGCTCAATCGGTAGGTGCGGATCGTGCGTATGCACGGTATGAGCCGTTGGGCCCGACCCTGGCGGTCATGCCGTGGAATTTTCCCCTCTGGCAGGTCATCCGGTTTGCCGCGCCCGCGCTGATGGCGGCCAACGTTGTCCTGCTCAAACACGCGTCGAACGTGCCTCAAACCGCGATGTATCTCGAGGACTTGTTTCGACGCGGTGGATTTCCGGACGGTTGCTTCCAAACTTTGCTAATCACCTCGGCTCAGGTGGAATCGGTGCTGCGTGACCCGCGGATTGCTGCGGCCACGCTCACCGGCAGTGAACTGGCCGGCCGCTCGGTTGCCGCTATCTGCGGTGATGAGGTCAAGCGCACTGTGCTAGAACTCGGCGGCAGCGATCCTTTTGTGGTGATGCCCTCAGCAGAACTGGATCGAGCAGTCGACGCTGCGGTCACCTCGCGAGTCCAGAACAACGGTCAGACTTGCATCGCCGCCAAGCGTTTCATTGTGCACACCGATGTGTACGACGCATTCACCAACGCATTCGTGACCAAGATGCGGGCGTTGCGAGTCGGCGATCCCCTGAACTCGGATACACAAGTAGGGCCCCTGGCCACCGAGCAAAACCGGCTCGATGTCGACGCACTGGTGACCGACGCAATCGAGCGTGGCGCGCAAGTGCTGTGCGGTGGCGGTCTGCCCGATGGTCGGGGCTGGTTCTATCCGCCGACTGTGCTCGCTAACATCACGCCGCAAATGCGCGTATACGCCGAGGAGGCGTTCGGTCCTGTAGCGGCCGTGTACCGCGTCAGAGATATCGATGAGGCGATCGAAGTCGCCAACGCCACGCCGTTTGGTCTAGGTTCAAACGCTTGGACCACCGCTGCCAGCGAGCAGAAGCGATTCATTCACGAACTCGAGGCGGGGCAGGTGTTCATCAACGGGATGACAGGCTCATACAACGAACTGCCTTTTGGCGGCACAAAGCGGTCCGGGTACGGACGCGAACTTTCCGGGCACGGCATTCGTGAATTTTGCAATCTCAAAACTGTCTGGATCGGTGCATGA
- a CDS encoding 2-hydroxy-3-oxopropionate reductase, giving the protein MSTIAFIGLGIMGSPMAVNLTKAGHQVVGYNLSPERTAALVEAGGTAADSIAKAVAGADVVAVMVPDSPDVQAVLAGEDGVFAHAPAGALIIDFSSIRPDVTTALAAQAAERGFRLIDAPVSGGEAGAKNAALSIMVGGADEDFAAAKPILDTVGKTVVHVGPNGSGQTVKAANQLIVAGNIQLLAEAIIFLEAYGVDTAAAVEVLGGGLAGSAVLNQKAQKMLDRSFEPGFRIDLHHKDLGIVTSAAREAGVVTPLGAVVAQLMVSARANGDGGLDHSGLLRGVERLSGRPTQ; this is encoded by the coding sequence GTGAGCACTATCGCATTCATCGGACTCGGAATCATGGGCAGCCCCATGGCAGTCAATCTCACCAAGGCCGGCCACCAGGTGGTCGGATACAACCTCTCACCCGAGCGCACCGCGGCACTCGTGGAGGCCGGCGGCACCGCCGCCGACTCCATTGCCAAGGCCGTCGCCGGCGCCGACGTCGTGGCCGTCATGGTCCCCGACTCGCCGGACGTCCAGGCCGTACTCGCCGGTGAGGACGGTGTGTTCGCGCACGCCCCGGCCGGTGCCCTGATCATCGACTTCTCCAGTATCCGGCCCGACGTCACCACCGCCCTCGCTGCGCAGGCGGCCGAGCGTGGCTTCCGGCTGATCGACGCCCCGGTCTCGGGCGGTGAGGCAGGCGCGAAGAACGCGGCCCTGTCGATCATGGTCGGCGGTGCCGACGAGGACTTCGCCGCCGCGAAGCCGATCCTCGACACCGTCGGGAAGACCGTGGTGCACGTTGGCCCGAACGGCTCCGGACAGACGGTCAAGGCCGCGAACCAGTTGATCGTCGCCGGCAACATCCAACTCCTCGCCGAGGCGATCATCTTCCTCGAGGCCTACGGTGTCGACACCGCGGCCGCCGTGGAGGTACTCGGTGGCGGGCTGGCCGGATCGGCCGTTCTGAACCAGAAGGCGCAGAAGATGCTGGACCGGTCGTTCGAACCCGGATTCCGCATCGACCTGCACCACAAGGACCTCGGCATCGTGACCAGCGCCGCCCGTGAAGCCGGCGTCGTGACACCCCTCGGCGCCGTCGTCGCCCAGCTGATGGTCTCCGCCCGTGCGAACGGTGATGGCGGCCTGGACCATTCGGGACTGCTGCGTGGAGTGGAGCGGCTGTCCGGCCGCCCCACCCAGTGA
- a CDS encoding hydroxypyruvate isomerase family protein, translating to MVSPTYAVNCSILLTDLPLLKRPQAARDAGFDAVEFWWPFSTPVPSDEEVDSFVRAIQDADVQLTGLNFAAGDMPAGDRGILSDAGHVSAFRDNVDVAIGIAESLGTKAFNALYGNRLDAIEGDRQDAIAAENLAIAGRAAEKIGAFVLIEPVSGTPAYPLKTAAEAIAVIDRVKAEHGVDSLRLLADLYHLEVNGDDVGAAIDTYAARIGHVQIADAPGRGEPGTGTLDIDGYLKRLAGHGYRGYVGLEYKATRPDTFDWLPREHRATRAAH from the coding sequence ATGGTTAGCCCTACATACGCCGTCAATTGCTCAATCCTGCTAACCGATCTACCCCTACTCAAGCGACCGCAGGCGGCACGTGATGCCGGATTCGACGCGGTCGAGTTCTGGTGGCCTTTCTCCACGCCCGTCCCCTCCGACGAGGAGGTCGACTCCTTCGTTCGTGCGATTCAGGACGCCGACGTGCAGCTAACCGGCCTGAACTTCGCTGCAGGTGACATGCCCGCCGGCGACCGGGGAATCTTGTCCGACGCGGGGCACGTCTCCGCCTTCCGCGATAACGTCGACGTCGCGATCGGCATTGCGGAATCGCTTGGCACCAAGGCATTCAATGCTCTCTACGGCAACCGGCTGGACGCGATCGAGGGAGATCGCCAAGACGCGATCGCGGCCGAGAACCTGGCGATTGCCGGGCGAGCGGCAGAGAAGATCGGTGCGTTCGTGCTCATCGAACCGGTCAGCGGCACACCGGCGTACCCGCTGAAGACCGCGGCCGAGGCGATCGCCGTGATCGACCGGGTGAAGGCCGAGCACGGTGTCGACTCGCTCCGGCTCCTCGCCGACCTCTACCACCTCGAGGTCAACGGCGACGACGTCGGCGCCGCGATCGACACCTACGCCGCCCGGATCGGGCACGTGCAGATCGCGGATGCTCCGGGACGCGGCGAACCCGGCACCGGAACCCTCGACATCGACGGTTACCTGAAGCGGCTCGCCGGACACGGCTACCGCGGGTACGTCGGGCTCGAATACAAGGCGACGCGGCCGGACACCTTCGACTGGCTTCCCCGCGAACACCGCGCGACCCGCGCCGCCCACTGA
- a CDS encoding FAD-binding oxidoreductase, protein MTVTDERLGDLQTQIPNASIITDPDVTESYRRDWARDPDAGRPLAVVRATSTEDVQAVMRWATAHNIPVVPRGAGSGLSGGATAVDGGIVLTTELMRNIEVNPVTRMAVVQPGLINVEVKRAVAEHGLWYPPDPSSFEMCSIGGNAATNAGGLCCVKYGVTTDYILGLQVVLADGTAVRLGGPRLKDSAGLSLTKLFVGSEGTLGIITEITIRLLPEQAPASTVVGSFATVQDATNAILDITRVMRPAMLEFMDRASIGAVESGMNMGLDLNAHGMLIAQSDSPGEDRIRATEFMAKVFHDNNASDVFTTDDPKEGEAFTAARRFAIPAVERLGNLLLEDVGVPLPALPALIHGIEDIAARHKLLVAVIAHAGDGNTHPLIVHDPTNEDETARANLAFGEIMDLAISLGGTITGEHGVGRLKKGWLPNQIGEDVMELTRRIKSALDPQHILNPGAVI, encoded by the coding sequence ATGACTGTGACAGATGAGCGACTGGGCGACCTGCAGACACAGATACCCAACGCGTCCATCATCACCGACCCCGATGTGACCGAGAGCTACCGGCGGGACTGGGCACGCGATCCCGACGCCGGCCGTCCACTGGCCGTCGTTCGTGCCACGTCCACTGAGGACGTCCAAGCGGTTATGCGATGGGCAACCGCGCATAACATCCCCGTCGTTCCGCGCGGCGCTGGATCGGGTCTGTCGGGAGGCGCGACAGCTGTCGATGGCGGAATCGTCCTGACAACCGAGTTGATGCGCAACATCGAGGTCAATCCGGTGACGCGGATGGCCGTTGTGCAGCCTGGGCTGATCAACGTCGAGGTAAAGCGCGCAGTAGCCGAACACGGACTGTGGTACCCGCCGGACCCCTCGTCATTCGAGATGTGCTCGATCGGTGGCAATGCCGCCACCAACGCCGGCGGATTGTGTTGCGTGAAATACGGAGTGACCACCGACTACATCCTCGGCCTGCAGGTCGTTCTGGCCGACGGCACGGCCGTCCGACTCGGAGGCCCACGTCTCAAGGACTCGGCGGGTCTGTCGCTGACCAAGCTATTCGTGGGCAGCGAAGGCACTCTTGGCATCATCACCGAGATCACAATCCGACTTCTACCTGAACAGGCGCCGGCAAGCACCGTGGTCGGATCCTTCGCCACCGTGCAGGACGCGACGAACGCGATCTTGGACATCACCAGGGTGATGCGTCCGGCCATGCTCGAGTTCATGGACCGGGCCTCCATCGGCGCCGTCGAGAGTGGCATGAACATGGGCCTCGACCTCAACGCACACGGCATGCTTATTGCCCAGTCCGACTCACCCGGTGAAGACCGAATCCGGGCAACCGAGTTCATGGCCAAGGTGTTCCACGACAACAACGCCTCCGACGTTTTTACAACCGACGACCCGAAAGAGGGCGAAGCCTTCACCGCAGCGCGACGGTTCGCGATCCCAGCCGTCGAGCGGTTGGGCAACCTTCTCCTCGAAGATGTAGGTGTCCCGCTCCCCGCTCTACCCGCGCTCATCCACGGCATAGAGGACATTGCGGCCCGACACAAGCTGCTCGTGGCCGTCATCGCCCATGCCGGCGACGGCAACACCCATCCGCTGATCGTGCACGACCCCACCAACGAAGATGAGACCGCACGTGCGAACCTCGCCTTCGGCGAAATCATGGATCTTGCGATCTCGCTCGGTGGCACCATCACCGGTGAGCACGGCGTTGGCCGGCTGAAAAAGGGATGGCTTCCCAACCAGATCGGCGAGGACGTCATGGAGCTGACCCGGCGCATCAAGTCCGCGCTGGACCCGCAGCACATCCTGAACCCGGGAGCCGTGATCTGA
- a CDS encoding GntR family transcriptional regulator codes for MRTVSDLVYSTVKELILSAELPGGELISEGDIANQVGTSRTPVREAFLRLEAEGWMKLFPKRGALVVPIADGEAEHIVEARLLVEAGSLCAIRSDAGRREDAAAEMRASVIRQLDLAKSADRAAFTGEDADFHSVVVRYGANPLLAAFYIGLRDRQRRMTACSVGRDPMQLDRVFADHAQLASFVEHGQVEEFKSLLGRHMREVHQLTGGR; via the coding sequence ATGCGAACGGTGTCCGACCTGGTGTACTCGACTGTCAAGGAACTCATCTTGTCGGCCGAACTTCCGGGCGGCGAGCTGATCAGCGAAGGTGACATCGCCAATCAGGTGGGCACGAGTCGGACACCGGTTCGTGAAGCATTTCTTCGGCTCGAAGCCGAAGGATGGATGAAGTTGTTTCCGAAGCGCGGCGCATTGGTCGTTCCGATCGCGGACGGCGAGGCCGAGCACATCGTTGAGGCGCGGCTGCTAGTCGAGGCCGGGAGTTTATGTGCCATTAGATCCGATGCAGGGCGTCGTGAGGACGCCGCGGCGGAAATGCGCGCCAGCGTGATTCGCCAGCTTGATCTTGCCAAGTCCGCCGATCGTGCAGCGTTCACAGGAGAGGACGCCGATTTCCATTCGGTGGTAGTGCGGTACGGCGCCAACCCCCTGCTCGCGGCGTTCTACATAGGCCTTCGCGACCGACAGCGCCGTATGACGGCATGCTCGGTCGGCAGGGATCCGATGCAGCTCGATCGAGTCTTCGCCGATCATGCCCAGCTTGCGAGCTTTGTCGAACACGGGCAGGTCGAGGAGTTCAAGTCTTTGCTCGGTCGCCATATGCGTGAGGTTCATCAACTGACTGGGGGACGATAG
- a CDS encoding MFS transporter produces the protein MPGESARTVRSAPQSVDTQSMRRVIFGAAIGQGVEWYDYAIYGYLAGSVGAVFFPSEDRNAALLSAYAAFAVSFLIRPLGGVLFGYIGDRIGRKNTLAVVILLISGSTCLIGLLPGYAAIGIAAPVLLLVLRLLQGLSAGGELAGAVAFLAEHAPVRKRNYIVGFGEMAANAGPLIGASVVAFLATSLGDTAMDDWAWRIPFLIAGPIGLVGLFLRLRVDESPIFQEVVAAGKRAKSPLREAVRQEGGAILRCTGIAVTHMVPYYLILAYLPNHLEESGRLPAGSAYFIVVIALLVKIAVTPVAARSSDRFGRKPVMALAAVGYMALSYPIFAWMNTGGLVAVVLCQVILGIIFGMYSACVFAMMVEMFPTQTRFTSMAIGYNAAAALAGGTAPFIATWLVAVTGNGSAPAFYLIGGAVVSLIALAVSRETAGISLREVPGRTTPSQA, from the coding sequence ATGCCCGGCGAATCCGCCCGGACTGTCCGTTCGGCACCACAGTCAGTCGATACACAGAGCATGCGACGAGTCATTTTCGGCGCGGCGATCGGACAAGGCGTCGAATGGTACGACTATGCAATCTACGGCTACCTCGCGGGCAGCGTCGGAGCTGTGTTCTTCCCCAGCGAAGACCGTAACGCCGCTCTGTTGTCGGCATACGCAGCATTCGCCGTGTCATTCCTCATCCGTCCGCTCGGTGGTGTTCTGTTCGGTTACATCGGCGACCGAATTGGCCGAAAAAACACCCTTGCCGTCGTTATCTTGCTCATCAGTGGTTCGACGTGCTTGATCGGACTCCTACCGGGGTACGCGGCAATAGGAATTGCCGCGCCAGTCCTGCTCCTCGTGCTACGCCTACTGCAAGGCCTGTCTGCCGGTGGCGAACTTGCCGGCGCGGTTGCTTTCCTTGCTGAGCACGCCCCCGTGCGCAAGCGAAATTACATTGTCGGCTTCGGTGAGATGGCAGCCAATGCAGGACCGCTGATCGGTGCATCAGTGGTGGCGTTTCTGGCGACTTCGCTCGGTGACACCGCCATGGACGACTGGGCATGGCGCATACCGTTCCTCATCGCGGGGCCGATTGGACTCGTCGGTCTGTTCCTCCGCCTGCGTGTCGACGAATCTCCGATCTTCCAGGAGGTCGTGGCTGCCGGAAAACGAGCGAAGTCACCACTGCGGGAAGCAGTACGGCAGGAGGGTGGCGCAATTCTGCGCTGCACCGGAATCGCGGTTACCCACATGGTGCCGTACTACTTGATTCTTGCCTACCTGCCCAACCACCTCGAGGAAAGCGGTCGGCTACCTGCAGGGAGCGCGTATTTCATCGTCGTGATTGCATTGCTGGTGAAAATCGCTGTCACGCCGGTCGCCGCTCGTAGCTCAGATCGCTTTGGGCGTAAGCCTGTAATGGCCCTTGCTGCAGTCGGTTACATGGCTCTTTCCTACCCGATCTTCGCCTGGATGAACACCGGCGGATTGGTTGCCGTCGTGTTGTGTCAGGTGATACTCGGAATCATCTTCGGCATGTACTCGGCGTGCGTGTTCGCCATGATGGTCGAAATGTTCCCGACGCAGACCCGCTTCACCTCGATGGCCATCGGATACAACGCGGCAGCTGCGCTAGCCGGCGGAACTGCACCGTTCATCGCAACATGGCTGGTCGCAGTGACTGGAAACGGCAGTGCACCTGCCTTTTACTTGATCGGTGGCGCGGTTGTGTCACTGATCGCGCTTGCCGTCTCGAGAGAAACCGCGGGGATCAGCCTGAGGGAGGTTCCTGGACGGACCACACCATCGCAGGCCTGA